GCCTCCAAGACCTTGGAGTAACGATACAGATGGTTTCCTGGGAAGAGAAATAAAACTAGAAATAAGATCGGTCCGAATTCCCAATAATCAGCCATCTGCGAACATGTTTGTCCTCACCTTCAAGTCTCTGTGGCAACGGGCGGTCGTTGCCTGCAGGTGCCGCCACCCTGTTGTGGGAGTGGCTCAGGCTGGGGGGGGTCATACTGTAGGAGGTGTACTGCAGGAGCGAGTCCAGCAGCCAGAAACAATCTGATGGAGAGAAGCCAAGTGGAACATTTCATCCCCAAACACGGGGCCGGGTCGACCCCAAACAGGGTTTGGCCATTTTGATtgggaataataataataataataatagtaataataataatgatgatgctgGTTCAGAACGTTGACCAGagttaaaaacaggaagaaccAGGAAAGCGGAACATCTGCTGACCTTTTTGTCTGTGACTGTCATCTATACAGTTGGAGTCACCGTACAGAGCGATGCGGCCCCCCCCGTCCGATGGCGTTTGGTACAGTCCAAGGATGGGGACGCCCTCAACAACCGCCGTTTCCTGCTTCAAGACTTCTAAACCTGTTGGAAACAATCAAAAGCTTCACTTTTTGGACTGAAACAAAAAGACAGTTATTATCAGAAAAGTATGAAGATCAACAGATAAATAATGTCGGAATTTTAGGGAGGGGGACAAATCAATGATCAATcaagagggatgggggggttcgGAAGATTTAGGCTCATCAAACTTCTGTAGAGTTCCTCGGGACAGCTTGGTTTGTGCTTTCCACGCCCCTCGTGTCCCCGATGAGATCACAGTTGGTCCCCTGGAGGATCAGGGTTCCTCACAAACAAGATCTCCTCAGGTTTTTATCTTTGACCGAGGAGTCTTTACTCCTGGGGGGCGTCAAAGGGACTCAATGAAGCTTcccttcaaattaaaagcactgGATATCTTTGCCCCTAATATTTCCTGGTGACCACCGAGGTCAAAGAGTGGGAGCAGAAGGATCAGAGCTGGTCCTGATTAAGAAGGTACCTTGGTCCTTTAGGTTCTTGGCGATCACGATTCCATCCTCTGGGAAACGTGCAATGCTGCAGCCGGAGGCGTAGTACACTGAGGCAGAGCACGTGCGGTTAGTTGGCTGACCACGGGACTAACGTGGGGCTAATGTCAAGGTCTTACTGTCGTGATCAGCCAAGGTGAAGTCCCCCTCGTACAGCCCGTCGCTGAACGCCATCCCCCAAACGGTCAGCAGGTCATTCAGCGCCGGCACGTTGGCTCCGCCCGTGTCCGGCATCCACCACTGTCTGCAGACGCAATTCACCTTTACAGCTGCTCACGGCGGCAACGCGACCCCGACGACCCCGACCCCAACACATCAGCCAGGCGCCTCGTTGCACCTTTGCACCAATACCTGGTGTTCTCGTCGTAGAACTTGACCTTCCTCATGACCGAGGTGTTGTACCAGTCGCTGAAGATGATGAGCGAGAGGCCATTGTCAATGTCCCGCCTCAGCTTGGTGATTTCTTCAGGAAAATactcctcctcgctgtccacCATTAGCAGAGTGCCTACAgggtcacagcagcagcaaagaagACGTGAGAACATGATCCCAAACAAGCTGCACAAGCTCCTCACCTAAAGCTTTTCCTCACCATACTGACTGGCATCAAAGCAGGTAAAAGGGGCCCCAAGCACCTCCACAAAGTAGCCCATGCTTCTCAGGTGTTGGTACATGTCCCTGAAGTTCGTGTGGATGTGGTCTCCGTTCCTGGGAGAGACACAGCAACCATGCGTTACACCCAACCCAGATCTTGAATGCAGAGATGATCGTTTGGGAGCTGCTAAGTCCCTCCTCTCGACACACACCAGTCCAGGGGATCGTTCTTCATGCGAAGGTTGTCTCGGGGGAAGTAACCCGGCGGGTAGCGCAGGTTGTGGTACTGGTCCCACAGCACCCTCTTACTGCGAGGGGGTGTCGGTACAATCTTCACCTTGATGGGGAGCTTGACTGTGGAGAGCAGCTCCCCGCCCACCTCAGACTGCAACAGGTCAGAGAGCAGGGTTGCATCTGGAGCGCAGGGGAACCGCGGCTAACGAGGCTTAAAATGAGAAGCATCGAAGGAGCACTCACGTCGTTCTCCGCCGGGGACGCCACGGTCACCATGATGTGACCTTGAGCAATTCCTTCCCACGCCGCCGCCTTCTTGGCCACTGAAATGGAAACAGCGAGGTAGCCGGCCCACGGCCACAGCACAGGGGAGTAGGACAGAGCCACATCGATGTGGTCACCATTCTGGGTCAGGTAGGGCTGCCAGATGGGCTGAacaagaggtcaaaggtcagcatcAACAGGTCAAGGGGGAACGCTGTGCTCGCGTACGTGCACGCACCTTCTCGAGGATCCTGCCGGTGACGCCCATCCCATTGAGAATGGTCACGTTGACAATAGTGGGCATTCCTCCGTAGTAGATGGGCTGGGAGCAGTAAGGCCACATGTAGGGACACTCGGTCAGGTCGATGTAGCTGGGAGAGAGACTGGGAGGAAACAGGGTGGCTAATGTCTGCGTGGAAACCTGCTCGGGACTAAAGAAGCCACAAAATGCCCGTGGACAACATGCAAAAGTGACAAATCTGGTGTAAAAACCCCCCACTAATGTTAAAGTCATACACATCTACCTTATTATTGAATTGTTCTTCAGCTCACGGTTCTCTAGAGTCAAGCTGAGCAGCACAAGCCACCGTTTGCTTGCTGACGTTCATTCAGGAGGTTTTGGTGGACCCCTTACCTGGCCTGAGGTCTGTAGCTGTTGAGGATCTGATAGGCTCTGATCAGGTCCAGTTTCCCGTGGCCTTGTTCAAACATGTTGACTCCTGGGAGCCTGCGTGCCGAGGCAATCAGGGCCTGCTTCATGGAGGCGGGGTTGACCAGCTCTCTGTTCAGAACCGTGCTGAAGGCACAGGAAGTTAGGACATCATGAGCGTCACATAGTCCCAGAGTTAGGACATCATGAGCGTCACATAGTCCCAGAGTTAGGACATCATGAGCATCACATAGTCCCAGAGTTAGGACATCATGAGCGTCACATAGTCCCAGAGTTAGGACATCATGAGCATCACATAGTCCCAGAGTTAGGACATCATGAGCGTCACATAGTCCCAGAGTTAGGACATCATGAGCGTCACATAGTCCCAGAGTTAGGACATCATGAGCGTCACATAGTCCCAGAGTTAGGACATCATGAGCATCACACAGTCCCAGAGGTAGGACATCATGAGCGTCACATAGTCCCAGAGTTAGTTAGAAATGACATCAGCAGGATCAGAAGGATATCTGCGTTGGGTTATTGCAGATTCTACTCACCTGGCTAGAAGAGTAACAGCACCAGCTACAACGGGAGAAGCTACACTAGTGCCAGAGAGCGAACGACAGCCCTCCTTCATCCCGGATCCCCGAACACCTGAGCCGTAGGTGACGATGTCGGGCTTCACCCTGCCGTAGCCTCCTGGCAGCTCctggacacacagcagcagggatTCAGGGTCACTCCAGCCGAGCCCCCCAGCTCAGCCACCACCGTGGCCCAGTGCACGTGTGGCCATGCTGGCAACCTGTGAACAGGTGATGGAGATTCAAAGGAAACAACTCCACGCGTCTCTCACCCAGGTCGTCATTCCTCTGGAGGAAAATCGAGCAATGTTGTCCTCAAAGTCGATCCCTCCGACACCGATCACGTCCATCTGGTCCGCTGGGTTGTTCAGCGTGCTGAGACAAAGACAGCCGGGGACGGTGGACAATGGAGCCCTGATTAGATTTGCTTGACATTTAGAAACATTTCCTCTCCTTGTCGTGGTAATTATCACTCATTAaggagcagcaacacacactctccccccaCTTAGACACATCTAATGGGATGACGACAGCGTGACCTGTGGGGGAAGGGGCGTTCAGGGTCACCGCCCACAGCCTGTCAAGCTCTCCAAACCAGTGTCTCAGTGAGGACCATCTCCCAGCCAACACAAGGTTTCCTTAACTTCATCCTCTCCGAGTAGAGGGTTGCTCAtgtctgaaatcttctggaccACTTCCTGGTGTACTCTCGGGTCTGTAATGTTTCATCCTGGCCAGGAGGACCCTCACCCTCCCTAGACCTTGAGCTTCAACCTTCCCCAAACttgtgtcctccagcaggagcaaaCGTACCCGTAGAGAGGTCCATCGTTGCCGATAGCAGAGACCATGATCACTTTGTTGGCAGTCAGCTCCCAGACCTGGCCAACAAACAGAGCAACTATGGATGCAATTATTGAGGTTTCAATCAAACTGGGTGGTCGGGCAATGCCTTTGTGATCATTCCCATGCTAATTATTACTGTTTATAATTACAATTTcattggtttatttttatttggtgtattttatgctttattttgttgtgttgtatTCCACTACTGTATCTTAGTTGTAAAGCACATTGTTATTTTACCTATAAAAGAGCTGTACAAATAAAGTATGATTGATTTCCTTAATAATTTACAATATAAAACTTTTACAGCAGCCATTTTCCCAACATGACTTCTACACTTGAAGGATCGACATTAAACTTCCATTATCGATACAAATTGAGAATAATAAAGAGCTGTACAGCATGACTGTAAATAAAAGGCAGTGCCATGGATTAGGGTGCAAGCGTTGCCTTCTGGCCCCACCCTGAGCAAGGTCATCTCACCTTATCAACAAAGGGATGGTCCATGAAGTCAGGCCCGCCGATACTGAGGTTCAGAACATCGATCTTCTTCAGGATGGCGTAGTTGAATGCATCTAGAAACCATGACGTGTAggagacctgggggggggggggatgacacCAGTTAAAATGTAAAGGTGATGCATTACTACACCAAAGCTAACACATCACTTAGGAAGTTTAACGCGATTCTCCACTTGTTTGCTAGAAATCTAACCGAGGTCAGGCGTTGCCAAAGCAAACTGGAAGAGAAAGCAAACCCCAGGAGATCTGAGCCCAGCTCTCAGATAACTGCCCGAGGAATCGGCCCTTTGTTTGAGACTGTTGGCATCATTGTTTGTGTGCAGTTGTTATGGAGTATGGAGCTGTGGGTTCCCCTCAGCAGAAGAAGACTGTAAGGAGATATCAAGGTGCTTTCAGGTCCTCTTTTCTTTAGCTCACAATGTGGTTAAGAGACATCAGTTAAGAGGAAGAGTGGAGGTCAAGCTCAGGTCTGGGAGACCAGGAAAAGATCAGAGGGATCTCCTGGTAGGGTTGAGGGAAAAGCAGGTCAGAACCTCCAGGAGGATCCAGCAGACGCTGGAGTTCTGGGTCACTCTTCACCTGTTGACCTTCATGGAAGAGTCGTCAGAAGGAAAGCTCTCCTAATGTGAGATGTTAGGAGACATCAGCCTGCACACATCACGAGCAGTTCTCCCTCACTTTTGCTTCATGTCGCACGTCCTTAACTGGTGAAATTAAGATAAACCTTGACCAGAAGGGCCAAACCTTCCCATGTGTGCACCTGGTTATTGGTGAAGACTCTGAAGATGTGCAGCTCAGAGTCTGGGGCGAAGCCCTGACACTCTCTCATGCTGGCGATGACTCCTGCTACAAAGGTGCCGTGGCCCAAACCTGCAGGACGAGACAACACACGTAACGCTAGTTTCACCATTGCTAACGCTAACGAAGCACCAACAGCATGTGGAGAACTGCAACATTTATCGGGATCAGGATTTAGGACTCTTTACTCTCCTCACCATCATCTAGTGTCTTTTCATTGGTCCAGTTGGTCCGTTCCTTTACGTTCTTAAAATGGGGGTGCTTCTCGCTCAGGCCTGTATCAAAGACCGCCACCTTCACACCGGCACCTACGCCATCACACGAGAGACGGGTCAGGTTCCGTCACGGCTGTATCGGGTCAGAACAAGGCGTGCAGAGTGCTGCTCCCACCCGTATGGCCCATCTGCCAAAGAACGTCCGCCTGGAGGATCTGGGCGACGTGGCGGGGGATCGCCCGGAGAAGCCGTCGGCTGGAGTGGCGACCCGTGGCGTGCCAGAAGCCCGAGCCCAGAGACAAACTGGTTCGTCGGAAAGGACGGGACGACTGCCACGACTGCCACTTCTGCGCCTTGGTGCTTGCGTTGCACGGAGCGGTGGGTTCTGCTGCTTTAGGGACAGAAGCAGAGCGCTGACTGGACGTCCCATCCCAGTCTTAATGATCACGTCTGGAGAGGGGCGCGCTCAGGCCGCCTGTCCTCATTCTAACCACAAAACTACAGAGCTCTTCTACACATGTGTGCTGCAGTAAGGATGCAGATATCGGCACCTAATGAGAGAAAATGATGATCAAGGTGCTCCGTTTACTCCAGCTAGAGAGATTTCCACATGCAAAGGGTGGGTACACTCCAACTACGGAGTGAACGTGTCAGGAAGAGCCCTTAGAGCCTTTAGACTCGGGGTTCGTTAGCTTAGATTTCTCTCTGTTGGACCCTCTGGGGTCTCTCTGTTGGACCCTCTGGGGGTCCAACAGAACATCGACCCTGTCCGGTCTTAACAGGGCTATTAgatgctgcgtgtgtgtgtgtgtgtgtgtgttggtgtctATATGATATATGCCCTGATATGACATTCTACTTATCCTTATCTACTTATTCATTATCACGGGATTAACCGCTCTTTGGCTCTCTTAAGAGAGGACAAATGAGATGAGACATTGCCTTAGCTCCCATGAGACAGCACTCACACATAAGCAAATCCAGGAATTGTCAAACATCGCCACACTTTTAAGACTCACAGGAGACGTATTTGAGCAGGCGGAACACTTTGCGTTGCGGCGTGACTCTCTTGATGTAAGGATGGtcctccagcatcagcaggttACCGGGAGAAGCTTGGCGGATGTGGACCAGCTCGAAGTCACTGGGGAAGTCAGATGCTGGATTTTCCCGGGGAACGATGCGCCACTCCAGCAAGTGATCGCCGATGTTCCGCAGGGCACTGCTGATGTACAAGCTGCGCGCTTTGGCCGAGAAGTAGCCGATAAATCCGATGATGTATTCTGCAGAAACAGGCCAGGGACGCTTTTAAAAACCAGACGCTACATTAAAGTCCTCAACATTTAATAGGACAGGTTCTGTTGAACGTAACACTGCAGACTTGTCAACACATCCCCCCTAATAACCCTGACATTAGagtaaaaacagaagaagaaaagagccttttttaaagttgaaattAAAGGAATTTCTCCAACATCAACACCTCATTTCCTCTTTCTCACTTGCTGTGATTGTGTGattatccatctgtccatcaatgacatcatctggAGGACACCTTTAAAAACACCTTTAATTAGATTCTTACCATCTTCCACCACCTTAGAAGAGAACTCCAACTTTAGGGTCAACTGGGAGCAGTTGGAGTCACAGGAGGACGGTTGCGGTGGGTCGGTGGTAGGCTTGGACCCCCCCAATGGCTCCGTTCCTAACAAAGGCAGGAAGCCCACCAGCAGCCCCAAAAAAACAGATAcccacacaggaaacaggagcatTTTGACGTGCTAAACAAACGGAAGCAATCCCAGTTACTTCAAGGTTAAGAGGATAGAGAAACCACTAAGACTGGACTTCAGGTTAGTGGCGTGTCCACGGCATTTCAAGTCCAGTGCTCCCGATTTGAATCCATACTTCAAACAGCCCGATGAGCTAGACTAATTTCTTTCTGCGTTTTCTCTCCATGATGGTTGTCCAGGGTGGAAGTCAGTGGCACTGCCGGAGCAAACCCAGAGTCTCCATGTCGAGAGCAAGGGAGGCAGCCGGTGATGACAGCAGGAGGATCCGGAAGGGCTGCAGGCTATGGATTATGTCAGTCCCTCTTTCACTGCAGGCGTTCCTTTTGGAATCTGAAATGAAAGAAGCACATAGCTAAAATGATCACCTCAATCGTTCAGTCATGAAAGAGCATTTCCTTTTCtcatagaaagaaagaaactccACCACCTTCTAAGCATAAACAGACATACATTAGACTGGGAGTAATGAGAGAAAAGTCATTGTTCTGGTTTAAAGGTAATTTATGGTAACTTGTATAATCAATCTTGACAGAATCCAGCAAATTAAAACAAGAGAACTTGGAATCAGTCTTATTAACATGAGCCATTAAACGTTCAACTGGGCTGTTTTGCAGCCTGAAACGACTGTCAATAGGCTTTTGTTCGGTGGGGATCGTTGCTTGAGCAAGCACAATATTCAAAGACCAGAGGTAGCAAAAATAGTGTCACCAGTCCGGGCAGGAAGGTAAACAGCTCACTAAGCTAACAAAGCAAGAACAAAAAGCCATTTAAGCGCACATTCTGAGGAATGAACCACTACGAAGAATGGAGGAGAGGCTAACCTCGAGGAGGGAAGGATTTCATTTAAACACCGTCTATGACAACATTTGGACAAACCTCGAAGGCAGGTGGGAATGCAGCcaaggctgcacacacacctcaaagcTGCTTCCAACCACGGTTGTTTTGGCCCCAGGAAGCTACCGCAGCACTAGCTTTAGCAAGCAAAGCTGAAATATCCGTAGGCGTCTGGGTCGTTAAAACTCACCGTGCTGACAAATGATTCccagtcaggtgtgtgtgttcgtatAGCGCATCGTCCGTGTAGTGGTGAAATAACGAACACTACTTCATTGTTATATTGAGCCAATTATACGCTAGTAGCATTCCAGCTAAAGGCTACAGACACTGACGTATGCTTCCCTGCGGGTGGCCAGGTTCTTCTTCTCTCGATTAATGCGCGTCGCAGCCAACCTGTCGAGCTCTCTATCGCCCCCTACCTGACGGAGTGTGCGCAGCCTTGTGGTGACATGTACTTCAGGATGTAATTTAGATCCATAGAACCACAATCAAAACCAGCTGGGAAAAAAGTAGATAAAGGGCTTGGAGAGACCTCGGACATCTCTTATCTTACATTCAAGTCTTGGAACGTCCTCTATCCTAACTTATTCATACGTTCGGCTGACACGtctaataaaatgaaacaaaaagaagGAGGTGTTCAGACGTTACAGTTGTCGGCACACAGAAGAACCCCGGTGGTCCGGAGCAGATATTCGGACAGCGATAGTATCAATACGTTTTATTGTTCACCTCAGATTAAAAATACAGACAGATAAACACGTGAGGTCGGCTGACATGGCTCGGCTGGATTTCCAGGACAAGAGTTACACGTGAAGAAGAACCAAAAGAAGATGAGAGCAACGTTGGCCAGTTTGAGGAGACACAACAAACCCAATGACGAGGAGAACTCAACGgaatagaatataaataatgtGCTGTTGGGGAAGATTTTCAAAGGATtgtttaaagatacagaaaaaaaaattaaatccacGATCAAAAAATCACATTCTTTTGACCAAGGACTTGCATTCAAGTTCAGAATATTCAAACTTATATATAATAGTCTATATTCTCTATTAACCTCGGAAACTTTTACCAGGTTTACAAAAAAGCTACACGACTATGAGTTCATATAACTGCCCTAAAACAACAGCTCAGTTATGCAGTGAAACAGGAATATACGAGGAAACGGACCATCAGGCACGTCCGGGGCATCAACACCGGCCAACGGTGAAGGtcaaggacccccccccacccccccacccccccgctaAGAGAACCATCCTGGACTGAATAAGTTGGCCCAGATTCTGGTATTTAAGTGCACTTCCAGAGCAAACACCACCCCTCCGAACATGGAAACACGAGTTCACGGTTCTTTTCAGTGGTTCTTCGTCGTTCCGGCCTCGTGGCCGCTGCTCCAACAGTTCCAGGCCGACGTCGGTCGGAGCCTCGAAAAAAGGTGAACTTTAATTCTGACGCCGTCGGATGTGGTGGGAATTTGATTTTAGGTGGCTTCTTCGTCACTTAAAACCGCTGGAAACAGGTGAGCGGGAGCAGCCGGGCCTGCTGGTTCCGGCACGTCTTTGGGTCCAAAAGGTTTAAGACGCAGATGTGAAGAAGGGAACcgagagagaagaagaacccAGTAACTTCAAACCACTTCAAACAAAAGGCTTAAATGTCTGTTTGGGTGGGAGAAGGAAAACGATCTGGTCCAATAGTGGTCAAAGTCCAGCTCTCCCAGCTCCAGATTCTCCCATCGTCCTGGTCTGGAGGGGGGCctgatgttggggggggggcagaagaatGTCCAGGGACCACCGTGAAGACAGTCAACAAGAGGAAAAGACTTCCCTCTGAAGCTGATCGAGGGTCCAGGGCAAAGGAGCTGCAGCACGTTCTGGTGAGAacggttttttttggggggggggggggggcaccctcAGGCTGGGGGCCTCCGTCAACCTCAAAAGTCCGTCATTCTCATCCTTTTACGCCACAAAAGCCTGGAAACTCGCCCGTTTACAGCACTGTAGCTTGAAGTGGTTCTAAAGGGcttcaggacccccccccccacccctgaccccccccccacacacaccctccacccccccagagacagatgagagaaagGCAGACTTAATTAAGATGACCGACCTTCATTAGGACTTTTAGGAGACGTCTGGAAGACAAGAGCTGCACATAGCAGCAACATCACAgcaatgggggaggggggggctcgCCCCGCCCCATCAAGGTCATTAGGTCACGGTCCATCAAGGTCATTAGGTCACGGTCCATCAAGGTCATTAGGTCAAGGTCCATCAAGGTCATTGTCCAGTGGCCGTTTGGATCCAGACTGTGTGTTCAGGtcagtaataaataaatatgtagaGATTCTGGGGGACAAACAGAGGAGGGACGAGTCCAAGACGAGGCCGAGAAGTTCTGGACACAAATGTTGCTGGTCGGTACCAAGTCTGCCATGTCTGGCCACCCAGGACGAGAGCCAAAGTGGCCTCTGGGCCCCTGGAGCCCCGTGGGGGGTCTCACCCGTTGTACTGCTGCTGGTAGCGCCGGTTCAGCTCGCGCAGCTCCTTCTCCCGGACTCTTCGGGCTTTGTTGGACTTGGTGGAGCGGCTGGAGCGGGTCGACTGGGCCGACTTGGTGCTGTGGCAGCGCGAGGACGCCCGCTTGAGGAGGTTCTGAGATATGCAGCGCtgcaggttcttcatggaggaGGACGCGGCCAAGCTTATGATCCAGGGGTGCTTCAGGGCCTGACCCGCCGTCAGCCGCTCGCTGGGGTCCACCGTCAGGATCCGCTCAACAAAGTCCTTGGCCAGGTTGGACACGCTGGGCCACGGCTGCAGGGGACACAGGTCAGCACGTTAGCACGCGTTAGCACACGTCAGCACACGTTAGCACGCGTCAGCACGCGTTAGCACGCGTCAGCACGCGTTAGCACACGTTAGCACGCGTCAGCACGCGTTAGCACACGTTAGCACGTTACATATAAGACAGCCGTCAGGGATTTGCAGCGTCACCGAAGGTGGAGTTTCCCCTTCAGGGGTCAAGACCTTCAGCACCAGGGGAACTGACCCGATCGGATCCGGGTCGGGGGGGGACAAAAAATctaaagaaaggaaaggaaggaaggaaggaaggaaggaaggaaggaaggaaggaaggaaggaaggaaggagggagagaaggaaggaagacaggagggaaggaaggaagacaggaaggagggaagaaagacgggggaagaaaggaaggaaggaagacaggaaggaagtaaggaaggaaggaaagaaggaagacaggaagtaggGAAGGGAAGTAAAGGAATGAAGgcaggacagacagaaaaaaaaaaaaatatatatatatatatatatattttttttttatatatatatatatatatatatatatacacacacacacacacacacacacacacacacacacaggcaggcagacagacaggcagtgaTAGTGGTTCAGCACCGATTATCTTGGATTTTTCCAGTGCTTTGATCCGATGCTGCTCTGAGCTGTGATTAAAGAGCCGTTTAGAACAAAAAGCTGGATCCAACCTGGAAACTGtcgtttaaattaaaaacagccaGGACCTGAACGCACGTTTCCTTTTAAACCTTCTCAACCTTCAGCTGCCACCAAAGTCCTGATGTGAACCAACCGttaaaggtggggggggggtgggggggggggctcacctcTCCGGAGAAGCTGTACTTCCCCTTGAGAATCTGCCGGTACAGCCTCATCCGGTTGTCGTCCTCGAACGGCATGGTCCCGCTCAGCAGGATGTAGGAGATCACCCCCAGCGCCcacatgtccacggcgttcgtATAGGGTTTCCTCACGAGGATCTCAGGGGCGATGTACTCCGGCGTCCCGCAGGTGGTCTTCATCAGACACTCGTCgcccttcttcctgctgctggccagGCCGAAGTCGGTGATGATGATCTTGGAGTCGGCTCCCGGGTGGTAGTAAAGCAGGTTCTCGGGCTTCAGGTCCCGGTGGGTGATCCCCAGCGTGTGGAGGTACTTGAGCCCGTCCAGAACCATCTGCAGCACCCGGGTGGCGTCGCGCTCCGTGAAGGAGCCGCGGGCGATGATGCGGTCGAAGAGCTCGCCCC
The nucleotide sequence above comes from Takifugu rubripes chromosome 9, fTakRub1.2, whole genome shotgun sequence. Encoded proteins:
- the mbtps1 gene encoding membrane-bound transcription factor site-1 protease isoform X1, translated to MLLFPVWVSVFLGLLVGFLPLLGTEPLGGSKPTTDPPQPSSCDSNCSQLTLKLEFSSKVVEDEYIIGFIGYFSAKARSLYISSALRNIGDHLLEWRIVPRENPASDFPSDFELVHIRQASPGNLLMLEDHPYIKRVTPQRKVFRLLKYVSSAEPTAPCNASTKAQKWQSWQSSRPFRRTSLSLGSGFWHATGRHSSRRLLRAIPRHVAQILQADVLWQMGHTGAGVKVAVFDTGLSEKHPHFKNVKERTNWTNEKTLDDGLGHGTFVAGVIASMRECQGFAPDSELHIFRVFTNNQVSYTSWFLDAFNYAILKKIDVLNLSIGGPDFMDHPFVDKVWELTANKVIMVSAIGNDGPLYGTLNNPADQMDVIGVGGIDFEDNIARFSSRGMTTWELPGGYGRVKPDIVTYGSGVRGSGMKEGCRSLSGTSVASPVVAGAVTLLASTVLNRELVNPASMKQALIASARRLPGVNMFEQGHGKLDLIRAYQILNSYRPQASLSPSYIDLTECPYMWPYCSQPIYYGGMPTIVNVTILNGMGVTGRILEKPIWQPYLTQNGDHIDVALSYSPVLWPWAGYLAVSISVAKKAAAWEGIAQGHIMVTVASPAENDSEVGGELLSTVKLPIKVKIVPTPPRSKRVLWDQYHNLRYPPGYFPRDNLRMKNDPLDWNGDHIHTNFRDMYQHLRSMGYFVEVLGAPFTCFDASQYGTLLMVDSEEEYFPEEITKLRRDIDNGLSLIIFSDWYNTSVMRKVKFYDENTRQWWMPDTGGANVPALNDLLTVWGMAFSDGLYEGDFTLADHDMYYASGCSIARFPEDGIVIAKNLKDQGLEVLKQETAVVEGVPILGLYQTPSDGGGRIALYGDSNCIDDSHRQKDCFWLLDSLLQYTSYSMTPPSLSHSHNRVAAPAGNDRPLPQRLEGNHLYRYSKVLEAHLGDPKPRPLPACPHLSWAKPQPVNETAPSNLWKHQKLLSIDLDKVALPNVRAYRPQVRPLSPGESGAWDIPGGIMPGRYNQEVGQTIPVFAFLGAMVVLSFFVVQLTKAKSKPKRRKPRVKRPTYLQQQSTVGKNPTV
- the mbtps1 gene encoding membrane-bound transcription factor site-1 protease isoform X2, yielding MLLFPVWVSVFLGLLVGFLPLLGTEPLGGSKPTTDPPQPSSCDSNCSQLTLKLEFSSKVVEDEYIIGFIGYFSAKARSLYISSALRNIGDHLLEWRIVPRENPASDFPSDFELVHIRQASPGNLLMLEDHPYIKRVTPQRKVFRLLKYVSSEPTAPCNASTKAQKWQSWQSSRPFRRTSLSLGSGFWHATGRHSSRRLLRAIPRHVAQILQADVLWQMGHTGAGVKVAVFDTGLSEKHPHFKNVKERTNWTNEKTLDDGLGHGTFVAGVIASMRECQGFAPDSELHIFRVFTNNQVSYTSWFLDAFNYAILKKIDVLNLSIGGPDFMDHPFVDKVWELTANKVIMVSAIGNDGPLYGTLNNPADQMDVIGVGGIDFEDNIARFSSRGMTTWELPGGYGRVKPDIVTYGSGVRGSGMKEGCRSLSGTSVASPVVAGAVTLLASTVLNRELVNPASMKQALIASARRLPGVNMFEQGHGKLDLIRAYQILNSYRPQASLSPSYIDLTECPYMWPYCSQPIYYGGMPTIVNVTILNGMGVTGRILEKPIWQPYLTQNGDHIDVALSYSPVLWPWAGYLAVSISVAKKAAAWEGIAQGHIMVTVASPAENDSEVGGELLSTVKLPIKVKIVPTPPRSKRVLWDQYHNLRYPPGYFPRDNLRMKNDPLDWNGDHIHTNFRDMYQHLRSMGYFVEVLGAPFTCFDASQYGTLLMVDSEEEYFPEEITKLRRDIDNGLSLIIFSDWYNTSVMRKVKFYDENTRQWWMPDTGGANVPALNDLLTVWGMAFSDGLYEGDFTLADHDMYYASGCSIARFPEDGIVIAKNLKDQGLEVLKQETAVVEGVPILGLYQTPSDGGGRIALYGDSNCIDDSHRQKDCFWLLDSLLQYTSYSMTPPSLSHSHNRVAAPAGNDRPLPQRLEGNHLYRYSKVLEAHLGDPKPRPLPACPHLSWAKPQPVNETAPSNLWKHQKLLSIDLDKVALPNVRAYRPQVRPLSPGESGAWDIPGGIMPGRYNQEVGQTIPVFAFLGAMVVLSFFVVQLTKAKSKPKRRKPRVKRPTYLQQQSTVGKNPTV
- the pskh1 gene encoding serine/threonine-protein kinase H1 homolog, encoding MGCRNSKVLPEPPGDVQLDLVKKVDTPQPPQTDVYKHFIRGDCAQSKMDGAGDKARSAHPTQDRTASAQPPAEPPDPQRRKVAKYRAKFDPRVTAKYDIKALIGRGSFSRVVRVEHKSTRQPYAIKMIETRYREGREVCESELCVLRRVRHANIIQLMEVFETAERVYMVMELATGGELFDRIIARGSFTERDATRVLQMVLDGLKYLHTLGITHRDLKPENLLYYHPGADSKIIITDFGLASSRKKGDECLMKTTCGTPEYIAPEILVRKPYTNAVDMWALGVISYILLSGTMPFEDDNRMRLYRQILKGKYSFSGEPWPSVSNLAKDFVERILTVDPSERLTAGQALKHPWIISLAASSSMKNLQRCISQNLLKRASSRCHSTKSAQSTRSSRSTKSNKARRVREKELRELNRRYQQQYNG